A window of the Paenibacillus woosongensis genome harbors these coding sequences:
- a CDS encoding ATP-binding protein gives MSIKTKLSLIMSFFALILLSLNIALSYFSTRDNLRNLSEANMMVTARQIALAVEQSRSVNEYIKRHNQGNISRVMAEGMLQMTSPERITQETLRSNEHLLEITGMDPETFQGGDKLLFGTYSYVNDRMDQTAIREIIRKGESLLYDTTINGERVLESFVPISPVNKGPYVIRIVSSYEPISSVISKQMFSQVTISLVLLQIVIFASYILAGEIIRPIQDILIKVNQLSSGKFETRMRVNRRDELGLLGQKINTMAVSLGHYTAELEQKNEEIRSMNEYLESIISQTADAIHLIDLEGRILRVNPAFECLYGWKSEEIVDRKLDYIPPFLEQDRKEWQRELERGRSVILSETVRKRKDGSLVEVSISESPIFDKFGRISAYICISRDMTEHNRMEELLRRSEKLTTVGQLAAGVAHEIRNPLTTLRGFLQMQQHSKTINPLHTDIMLSELDRINLIVSEFLILAKPQAVNYQTKDVRYTLGDVVSLLDSEAHLHNVEFSVHFSSEAILVHCEENQLKQVFINVLKNAMEAMPSGGKITLMLYSDEPDLAVIRVIDEGEGIPKERMQKLGEPFYTNKEKGTGLGLMISQRIIESHKGCFHIESEVGKGTVVTITLPRRLGKEGLSQDA, from the coding sequence TTGTCAATAAAAACAAAGCTGTCTCTGATCATGTCGTTTTTCGCATTAATTCTGCTTTCTTTAAATATTGCTTTAAGTTACTTCTCAACCCGGGATAACTTAAGGAATTTGAGCGAGGCCAACATGATGGTTACCGCCCGCCAGATCGCGCTGGCTGTCGAACAGAGTCGCTCCGTCAATGAGTACATAAAGAGGCACAATCAGGGGAATATCAGTCGCGTCATGGCGGAAGGCATGCTTCAGATGACTAGTCCAGAACGAATTACTCAGGAGACTTTACGTTCTAACGAGCACCTGCTTGAGATAACGGGCATGGATCCCGAGACCTTCCAAGGCGGCGACAAGCTGTTATTTGGGACTTATAGCTATGTAAATGACAGGATGGACCAAACGGCGATCAGGGAGATCATCCGCAAGGGGGAGAGCCTTCTTTATGACACCACGATCAACGGGGAAAGGGTGCTGGAGAGTTTTGTCCCCATTTCGCCTGTAAATAAAGGGCCGTACGTTATCCGGATCGTGTCCAGCTATGAGCCTATCTCATCGGTGATTTCCAAGCAGATGTTCAGCCAGGTTACGATTTCCCTAGTGCTGTTGCAAATCGTCATTTTTGCAAGTTATATTCTGGCGGGTGAAATTATTCGGCCGATTCAGGATATTCTGATTAAGGTCAACCAGCTCTCATCGGGAAAATTTGAGACGAGGATGCGGGTAAATCGCCGGGATGAGCTTGGATTGCTCGGTCAGAAAATCAATACTATGGCGGTTAGTCTTGGCCATTATACAGCAGAGCTGGAGCAGAAAAATGAAGAAATCCGCTCCATGAATGAATACCTGGAGTCCATAATTAGCCAGACTGCTGATGCGATACACTTGATTGATCTGGAGGGAAGAATCCTGCGGGTTAACCCGGCTTTTGAATGTTTGTACGGCTGGAAGAGCGAGGAGATCGTAGATCGGAAGCTGGATTATATTCCGCCATTTTTAGAGCAGGATAGGAAAGAGTGGCAGCGGGAGCTGGAACGGGGCAGATCCGTTATTCTGTCCGAAACCGTACGCAAACGCAAAGATGGGAGTCTCGTGGAGGTCAGTATCAGCGAGTCTCCGATCTTCGACAAGTTCGGAAGGATATCGGCTTATATTTGCATCTCCAGAGACATGACAGAGCATAACCGGATGGAGGAACTGCTGCGGAGGTCAGAGAAGCTGACCACGGTAGGGCAATTAGCCGCCGGCGTAGCTCATGAGATCCGTAATCCGCTAACAACGCTTCGGGGCTTCCTGCAGATGCAGCAGCATTCCAAAACGATCAACCCGCTCCATACGGACATTATGCTGTCCGAGCTGGATCGAATCAATCTGATCGTAAGTGAGTTTTTGATTTTAGCCAAGCCGCAGGCCGTAAACTATCAAACCAAGGATGTGCGCTATACTCTCGGTGACGTCGTTTCCTTGCTGGATAGTGAGGCTCACTTACATAACGTTGAATTTAGTGTTCATTTCTCGTCGGAGGCGATTCTGGTACACTGTGAAGAGAACCAATTAAAGCAGGTGTTCATCAATGTTCTGAAAAATGCCATGGAAGCCATGCCGTCCGGAGGAAAAATTACGTTAATGCTCTATTCCGATGAGCCGGATCTCGCTGTCATTCGAGTAATAGACGAAGGCGAAGGCATCCCTAAAGAACGGATGCAGAAGCTTGGAGAGCCTTTCTATACGAATAAGGAGAAGGGAACGGGGCTTGGTCTGATGATCAGCCAGAGAATCATCGAATCCCATAAGGGCTGTTTTCATATCGAGAGCGAGGTCGGCAAAGGAACAGTCGTCACGATTACTTTGCCGCGAAGGCTCGGTAAGGAAGGGCTTTCACAGGATGCATAG
- a CDS encoding pseudouridine synthase encodes MRINKFISETGYCSRREADKLVESGQVTINGKPAELGSQAEKGDDVRINGKPLTLKSSKHVYIALNKPVGITSTTEQHIQGNIVDFVGHEERIFPIGRLDKDSEGLILLTSDGDIVNRILRSEGRHEKEYIVTVNKAITPSFLKAMSEGVRILGTKTRPCEITRMTERVFRIILTEGKNRQIRRMCSALGYEVRKLQRIRIMNIHLGNQQVGTWRDLTSQEKQELGAALNYELK; translated from the coding sequence GTGAGAATCAACAAGTTCATTAGTGAGACGGGATATTGTTCCCGGCGGGAAGCAGACAAGCTGGTAGAGTCCGGTCAAGTTACGATTAACGGGAAGCCCGCTGAGCTTGGCAGCCAGGCCGAGAAGGGAGACGACGTAAGGATTAACGGGAAGCCGCTGACGCTGAAGTCATCGAAGCATGTGTATATTGCCCTCAATAAACCCGTCGGGATCACGAGTACGACGGAGCAGCATATCCAAGGGAATATTGTGGACTTCGTAGGGCATGAGGAGCGGATATTTCCCATTGGGCGTCTTGATAAAGACTCTGAAGGATTAATATTGCTGACCAGTGATGGGGATATTGTGAATAGAATCTTGCGCTCTGAGGGGCGGCATGAGAAGGAGTATATCGTTACAGTAAATAAAGCCATTACCCCGTCTTTCCTGAAAGCAATGAGCGAAGGGGTGCGGATTCTCGGCACGAAGACCAGGCCGTGCGAAATCACCCGAATGACGGAACGGGTATTCCGGATTATTCTGACTGAGGGGAAGAACCGTCAAATCCGCCGGATGTGTAGTGCGCTCGGTTATGAAGTGCGGAAGCTGCAGCGCATTCGGATTATGAATATTCATTTGGGGAACCAGCAGGTCGGGACATGGCGTGATTTGACGTCGCAAGAGAAGCAGGAGCTCGGGGCTGCGCTAAATTATGAATTGAAATAA
- the motB gene encoding flagellar motor protein MotB produces MSKKTRHEPHEEHADESWLIPYADLMTLLLALFIVLYGMSSTDAKKFEEMSQAFSSVLTGGIGVLDQNAFESNTKTNPIAKDSSEGLMKKNELMRKEQANLEALKKRLDNYIKENGLTTQLDTQLNHSRLMITISDNALFASGDAEVKPEARKLAKAISTMLEQFPDYEVVVSGHTDNIPISTSEFPSNWDLSSGRALNFMKILLLNDKLNPKMFSSTGQGEYHPVASNKTSEGRAKNRRVEVSIIRKYQEESKTGIPAINK; encoded by the coding sequence GTGAGCAAAAAGACTAGGCATGAGCCTCACGAGGAGCATGCTGACGAATCCTGGCTAATTCCTTATGCTGACCTGATGACGCTCCTGCTGGCTCTATTTATTGTCCTCTACGGCATGAGCTCTACGGATGCCAAGAAATTCGAGGAAATGAGCCAAGCGTTCAGCAGCGTCCTTACCGGCGGAATTGGCGTGCTTGATCAGAACGCCTTCGAAAGCAACACCAAAACGAATCCGATAGCTAAAGACTCATCCGAAGGCTTGATGAAGAAAAATGAGCTCATGCGCAAAGAGCAAGCGAACCTGGAGGCGCTCAAGAAGCGTCTGGACAATTACATTAAAGAAAACGGACTCACGACACAGCTTGATACGCAGCTCAATCATTCACGCCTTATGATTACGATTAGCGACAACGCCTTGTTCGCGTCCGGCGACGCTGAAGTGAAGCCGGAAGCCCGGAAACTCGCCAAAGCCATTTCCACGATGCTGGAGCAGTTCCCGGACTACGAGGTCGTTGTATCTGGACATACAGACAACATTCCGATTTCGACGAGCGAGTTCCCGTCGAACTGGGACTTGAGCTCAGGCCGCGCCCTGAATTTCATGAAAATTCTGCTGCTTAACGATAAGCTCAATCCGAAAATGTTCAGCTCGACCGGTCAAGGGGAATATCACCCTGTCGCCTCGAACAAAACAAGCGAAGGACGTGCCAAGAACCGCCGAGTTGAAGTATCGATTATCCGGAAATACCAAGAAGAATCGAAAACAGGCATTCCGGCGATTAACAAATAA
- the motA gene encoding flagellar motor stator protein MotA encodes MEISSLIGIILGLVAVVLGMFLKGAPIVNLVNNPAAYIIILVGTAASLFIGFPSSELKKIPKLFKKLFVKQKMISKAELISLFMEWATVTRREGLLALESKVEEIDDDFLRNGMRMIIDGNDQEFVSDVLAEDIAATEERHRAGALIFSQAGMYAPTLGVLGAVIGLIAALADMSDMDSLAHAIAAAFVATLLGIFTGYVLWHPIANKLKRLSKQEIEIRLMMVEGLLSIQSGVSTIAIQQKLAVFLTPSERAGLLDKVGESGEQKD; translated from the coding sequence ATGGAAATTTCATCACTCATCGGTATTATTCTCGGTTTAGTCGCCGTAGTTCTGGGGATGTTCCTTAAAGGAGCTCCAATCGTCAACTTGGTTAACAACCCGGCGGCGTACATCATTATCTTGGTAGGAACCGCAGCGAGCCTGTTCATAGGCTTCCCTTCCTCGGAATTGAAGAAGATTCCAAAGTTGTTCAAGAAATTATTCGTCAAGCAAAAAATGATCAGCAAGGCAGAGCTCATCTCGCTCTTTATGGAATGGGCTACCGTTACCCGGCGCGAGGGGCTCCTGGCGCTCGAATCCAAGGTCGAGGAAATTGACGATGATTTCCTGCGCAACGGTATGCGCATGATCATTGACGGCAATGACCAGGAGTTTGTCAGCGATGTACTTGCGGAAGATATTGCAGCGACCGAAGAACGGCATCGGGCAGGTGCGCTCATCTTCTCCCAAGCCGGAATGTATGCTCCGACCCTCGGGGTACTAGGGGCCGTTATCGGGCTGATCGCTGCCCTTGCAGATATGTCCGATATGGATTCATTAGCCCATGCGATCGCAGCCGCCTTCGTAGCGACCCTGCTCGGTATATTTACCGGTTATGTGCTATGGCACCCTATTGCGAATAAGCTGAAGCGCCTTTCGAAGCAGGAAATCGAAATCCGCCTGATGATGGTGGAAGGACTGTTGTCCATTCAATCTGGTGTCTCAACGATTGCCATCCAACAAAAGCTGGCTGTATTTCTGACTCCATCGGAGCGCGCCGGTCTATTAGACAAGGTAGGTGAATCCGGTGAGCAAAAAGACTAG
- a CDS encoding 4a-hydroxytetrahydrobiopterin dehydratase, whose product MPFTPQEVEAHLEKLEGWELEEGRWIVRKFTFSEYMKGIAFVDEVAAISEAFNHHPFITIDYKTVTLRLTSWEAGGITAIDIKEAEQYNEAYDKMNSPEKSL is encoded by the coding sequence ATGCCGTTTACACCACAAGAAGTTGAGGCGCATTTGGAAAAGTTGGAGGGATGGGAGCTGGAGGAGGGACGCTGGATCGTTCGCAAATTTACCTTCTCCGAGTATATGAAGGGCATAGCCTTTGTGGACGAGGTCGCGGCGATCTCAGAGGCCTTTAACCACCATCCTTTTATTACGATTGATTACAAAACGGTTACGCTTCGTTTGACATCATGGGAAGCAGGTGGAATCACGGCCATAGATATTAAGGAAGCCGAGCAATACAATGAAGCATACGATAAAATGAATTCACCCGAAAAAAGCTTATAG
- a CDS encoding c-type cytochrome, translating to MQKWVMSGLFFVACALALVLIFTLPGKDQVAQENKTQMPEVTLNAEQAEAVIKANCISCHGDQLEGLAGPNLQHIGATLSTEQLYKIISKGKGSMMPGFKDKLQDEEIANVALWLAEKK from the coding sequence ATGCAAAAGTGGGTTATGAGCGGGCTATTCTTTGTCGCGTGTGCACTAGCCCTGGTGCTTATTTTTACTTTGCCCGGCAAAGATCAGGTAGCACAAGAAAATAAGACGCAAATGCCTGAAGTCACGTTAAACGCAGAGCAAGCGGAAGCCGTCATCAAAGCAAACTGCATCAGCTGTCACGGGGATCAACTGGAAGGCTTGGCTGGGCCGAATTTGCAGCATATTGGGGCCACCTTGTCAACCGAGCAGCTTTATAAGATTATTTCGAAGGGTAAAGGCTCTATGATGCCTGGCTTCAAAGATAAGCTGCAGGATGAGGAAATTGCGAACGTCGCGCTCTGGCTTGCAGAGAAGAAATAA
- a CDS encoding GNAT family N-acetyltransferase, producing MDKRDIQFQIVPMEEHHGEAISTWRYDSPYDIYSWLPWEQMKALDVEFGNPVLRAEQYVSVLDEEGNLAGFAQYFPMENVTRLGIGMRPDLCGQGLGKSFVLTIVKEAQRRAPSNVIDLEVLTWNTRAIRAYQKSGFVITDLYEKMTPGAISKPYYCMVYRGERL from the coding sequence ATGGATAAACGAGATATTCAGTTTCAGATCGTTCCTATGGAAGAGCATCATGGGGAAGCAATCAGTACTTGGCGCTACGATTCTCCCTATGATATCTATAGCTGGCTGCCTTGGGAACAAATGAAGGCTCTTGATGTTGAATTCGGCAATCCGGTCTTACGGGCCGAGCAGTATGTATCCGTTCTGGACGAGGAAGGAAATTTGGCTGGATTCGCCCAGTATTTTCCCATGGAGAATGTCACCAGACTCGGAATCGGAATGCGGCCCGATTTATGCGGCCAAGGTTTGGGTAAGTCGTTTGTATTAACGATCGTTAAAGAGGCGCAGCGGCGCGCACCGTCCAACGTCATCGATCTTGAAGTGCTCACCTGGAATACGCGGGCCATCCGCGCTTATCAGAAATCGGGGTTTGTTATTACCGATCTGTACGAGAAAATGACCCCAGGAGCAATATCCAAGCCGTATTATTGTATGGTATATCGGGGTGAGCGTTTATAG
- a CDS encoding C40 family peptidase, with the protein MRKTLTAAATSLAILLTMGTASAYADSDTTLNKAVNAVYGTPYKLGGTTAKGFDCSGFTSYVFKKMGVKLARVSAAQYKQGTPVAKDQLQEGDLVFFNTTGKGVSHVGIYIGDGKFAHASSSKGIRTDKLSNSYYKKRYVGAKRILSKYGYATHAAQS; encoded by the coding sequence TTGAGAAAGACTTTGACAGCAGCGGCGACGAGCTTGGCTATTCTTCTTACGATGGGGACAGCAAGCGCATACGCCGACTCGGACACGACATTGAACAAGGCGGTTAATGCCGTCTACGGAACACCTTACAAGCTCGGAGGAACGACCGCAAAAGGTTTTGATTGCTCCGGATTTACAAGCTACGTCTTTAAGAAAATGGGTGTTAAACTAGCCCGCGTCTCGGCGGCGCAGTACAAACAGGGTACGCCTGTTGCAAAGGATCAGCTCCAGGAAGGAGATCTCGTATTCTTTAATACCACCGGCAAAGGAGTATCTCACGTCGGTATTTATATCGGCGATGGAAAGTTCGCTCATGCCTCTTCTTCTAAAGGAATCCGCACTGACAAATTAAGCAACAGCTACTACAAGAAACGTTACGTCGGAGCGAAACGGATCCTCAGCAAATACGGCTATGCTACCCACGCCGCTCAATCCTAA
- a CDS encoding C40 family peptidase, with product MKKKLAVAAVSLSILFTLGAGSAFADSKLDSTIESALGTKYVSGGTSTDGFDCSGFTSYVFKSLDIKLPRTSASQYNMGTAVKKDELKAGDLVFFNTSGNGISHVGVMVDGESFAHASTKKGVIISKLSEDYYVKRYVGAKRILSTDKYEEVAVDSHDHDDVE from the coding sequence TTGAAGAAAAAGTTGGCTGTAGCTGCTGTAAGTTTGTCCATCCTGTTCACCTTAGGGGCTGGCAGCGCTTTCGCAGACTCTAAACTGGATTCAACCATCGAGTCCGCACTGGGCACGAAATATGTATCTGGCGGTACGAGCACCGACGGCTTTGATTGTTCCGGATTTACCTCTTACGTTTTCAAGAGCCTTGATATCAAGCTTCCTCGCACATCAGCATCCCAATACAACATGGGAACAGCTGTCAAGAAGGATGAGCTGAAGGCTGGAGATCTCGTATTCTTCAACACTTCCGGTAATGGAATATCCCACGTTGGTGTTATGGTTGATGGCGAGAGCTTCGCTCACGCTTCAACGAAGAAAGGCGTAATCATCAGCAAATTAAGCGAAGATTATTATGTCAAACGTTATGTCGGTGCCAAACGCATCCTGAGTACAGACAAGTACGAAGAGGTTGCAGTGGATAGCCACGATCATGACGATGTAGAATAA
- a CDS encoding M1 family metallopeptidase, whose translation MTRRSIIISMAILTLCLLGGSIMYMLHDDHTDAPSFAPQQSKTASVKASSPPQESIQQPTAEILSNRVTEYHIDVKLNEQERTLTGTQTLSWTHPGKKTVNELYFHLYPNAFASSETTFMKESGGRLRGDVMPKDGWGSIELTDIRTMDGISLLHRIQYVQPDDGNTKDRTLAKVRLPMSVQGGETITLKMSFTVKLPKVFARMGTAGDFVMAGQWFPKLCVYEPVSRRGRSTEGWNLHQYHGNSEFYSDFGIYSVNIDVPSEYKVAATGFPTKPAIQRGERKIVQYYADDVHDFAWAASPSFIYAEEPFSSEEVPGVRIKLYLDPIHKDLKDRYFYAAKVALSNFSKWYGSYPYSTLSIVVPPADGNGAGGMEYPTLITAFGATGDSPGYDELERTVIHEIGHQFFYGMVASNEFEEAWLDEAFTSYAEDRLMEQEFGITTSLPIQAALIPDPKPLTLPSWEFGTADTYARNVYHRGKLVLLDIERQIGNKAMNRALSLYARKYRFKHPTTADFQRVLEQTTGRSWKNYFNQYVYDGKMADYAIENIDIYQVRQDSNALYEAVVDIARKGGTYAKVPILFTFQDGHTVRKVLDGKEERSQLKLSYREPLAWAMLDPDYTLVLENKHINNYFKASLDEKVSTRANVTVTKLLEMLTSSFLW comes from the coding sequence ATGACCCGTCGATCGATAATAATTAGTATGGCTATTCTTACCTTGTGTCTTTTAGGCGGTTCCATCATGTACATGCTTCATGACGACCACACGGACGCCCCCTCATTTGCCCCGCAGCAGAGCAAGACCGCCTCAGTGAAAGCCTCTTCTCCCCCGCAGGAGAGTATACAGCAGCCGACAGCAGAAATACTCAGCAACCGGGTTACAGAATACCATATTGACGTCAAGCTGAATGAACAGGAGCGAACGCTGACTGGCACCCAGACGCTATCCTGGACCCATCCCGGGAAAAAAACGGTGAACGAGCTCTACTTTCATCTATATCCCAATGCCTTCGCTTCCTCAGAAACTACATTTATGAAGGAATCCGGAGGACGCCTGCGTGGAGATGTTATGCCGAAGGATGGCTGGGGCTCCATCGAGCTGACCGATATCCGGACGATGGACGGCATTTCCCTCCTGCACCGAATTCAGTATGTCCAGCCCGATGACGGCAACACCAAGGACAGGACGCTTGCCAAAGTGCGTCTGCCCATGTCGGTGCAAGGCGGCGAGACCATTACGCTCAAGATGAGTTTCACCGTGAAGCTTCCTAAAGTTTTTGCGCGAATGGGCACCGCCGGTGACTTTGTGATGGCCGGACAATGGTTCCCCAAACTGTGCGTATACGAACCTGTCTCAAGAAGGGGAAGAAGCACGGAGGGCTGGAACCTGCACCAGTATCACGGGAATTCGGAGTTCTATTCCGATTTTGGCATTTACAGCGTGAATATCGACGTTCCCAGCGAGTATAAGGTAGCTGCTACTGGATTTCCGACCAAACCTGCGATACAGCGGGGCGAACGCAAAATCGTCCAGTATTACGCGGATGATGTGCATGATTTCGCCTGGGCCGCTTCGCCAAGCTTCATCTACGCCGAAGAGCCGTTCTCTTCGGAGGAGGTGCCAGGGGTGCGGATCAAGCTGTATCTCGATCCAATCCACAAGGACTTGAAGGATCGTTACTTCTATGCCGCTAAGGTTGCATTATCCAATTTCAGCAAATGGTATGGAAGCTACCCCTACTCCACTTTATCTATCGTTGTACCCCCGGCTGACGGGAATGGTGCAGGGGGAATGGAGTATCCGACCCTGATTACGGCGTTCGGGGCGACTGGCGACTCCCCGGGCTATGACGAGCTGGAGCGCACGGTCATCCATGAAATCGGGCATCAATTTTTTTATGGAATGGTGGCCAGTAATGAATTTGAAGAAGCCTGGCTGGACGAGGCCTTCACTTCCTATGCCGAGGACCGCCTGATGGAGCAGGAGTTTGGGATCACGACCAGCCTGCCGATTCAAGCTGCATTGATCCCCGACCCCAAGCCGTTGACTCTGCCTTCCTGGGAGTTCGGCACAGCGGATACTTACGCTAGGAATGTCTATCACCGCGGCAAACTCGTTCTTCTGGACATCGAGCGGCAGATCGGCAACAAAGCCATGAATCGGGCGCTGTCCCTCTATGCGCGTAAATATCGGTTCAAGCATCCGACCACGGCGGATTTTCAGCGGGTGCTTGAGCAAACGACGGGACGCTCCTGGAAAAATTATTTTAACCAGTATGTATATGATGGAAAAATGGCGGACTATGCCATAGAGAACATCGATATCTATCAGGTCCGGCAGGACAGCAATGCTCTGTACGAGGCCGTCGTAGACATCGCCCGCAAGGGCGGAACCTATGCGAAGGTGCCGATCCTCTTCACCTTCCAAGACGGGCATACCGTACGGAAGGTACTAGACGGGAAGGAAGAGCGTTCCCAATTGAAATTATCCTACAGGGAACCCCTCGCCTGGGCCATGCTCGACCCGGATTACACGCTGGTGCTGGAGAACAAACATATTAATAACTACTTTAAAGCCAGCCTGGACGAGAAGGTCAGCACACGCGCCAATGTCACCGTAACGAAGCTGCTCGAAATGCTGACCAGCTCATTCCTATGGTAA
- a CDS encoding YwhD family protein, translated as MDNKDKDTSQKTGKKIFALNIISNDDKSKHKGFGAGSIDLNSMSPVIIDGNEAYIDIGAMHAKSKVEKGIKFSTNKEDVPNGRQVWIVWVAVDRTLELGQFYGGMTACEMLIDTEARRGWKILADHVNKMDYALKRRVILDGLGAEEKAALKKLLIETNEEWWEKSSDELKAALETE; from the coding sequence ATGGATAATAAAGATAAAGATACTTCACAGAAGACGGGCAAGAAGATATTCGCCTTAAATATTATTAGTAACGATGACAAAAGCAAGCATAAAGGATTCGGTGCAGGCTCCATCGATTTGAACAGCATGTCGCCGGTCATCATCGACGGGAACGAAGCTTACATCGATATCGGCGCCATGCATGCCAAGAGTAAGGTGGAGAAGGGCATCAAGTTCTCGACGAATAAGGAGGACGTTCCTAACGGACGCCAAGTATGGATCGTATGGGTAGCCGTGGACCGGACGCTGGAGCTGGGGCAATTTTACGGCGGGATGACCGCCTGTGAAATGCTGATCGATACGGAAGCGCGCCGCGGATGGAAGATTCTCGCCGATCATGTCAACAAGATGGACTATGCTCTAAAGCGCAGAGTCATTTTGGATGGGCTGGGGGCGGAGGAAAAGGCCGCCCTGAAGAAGCTGCTCATAGAAACCAACGAAGAATGGTGGGAGAAGTCTTCAGACGAGCTGAAGGCAGCTCTGGAGACGGAATAG
- a CDS encoding ArsR/SmtB family transcription factor: MTSPILVQAEVREQSHLYSGITDELGSSLNEEDILGMTQMFKALSDPNRMKIAYLLQQREELCVRDVALILDSSVATASHHLRLLKQMDITNSRKEGKNVFYSLKDHHIQTLITMTLEHQKEKHCQE; this comes from the coding sequence ATGACAAGTCCGATTCTAGTCCAAGCTGAAGTTCGCGAACAATCCCACCTATACAGCGGCATTACAGATGAACTTGGCAGCAGCCTCAATGAAGAAGATATCCTCGGCATGACACAGATGTTCAAGGCGCTGTCCGATCCCAACCGGATGAAGATCGCCTATTTGCTGCAGCAGAGGGAGGAGCTATGCGTTCGCGATGTCGCTTTGATCCTGGACAGCTCCGTCGCTACGGCCTCCCATCATTTACGTTTATTAAAGCAAATGGACATTACGAATTCACGCAAAGAAGGCAAGAACGTGTTCTATTCTCTGAAGGATCATCATATCCAAACGTTGATTACGATGACGCTGGAGCATCAGAAGGAGAAACATTGCCAAGAGTAA
- a CDS encoding DNA-3-methyladenine glycosylase, with protein sequence MSLPLTPYPEGMTLPPAFYDTTALEAAPRLIGHTLVRRTEDGDIRSRIVETESYGGIEDKGSHAYGGRRTARTEIMFGRGGTAYIYLIYGMYHCLNVVTGAVDDPQAVLIRAVEPLTAEDEALMRKYRGAAARKPVVLSGGPGKLCRGLRIDKSLNGQSLLEQGGPLWIEAGRPLRKETIMQSPRINIAYAQEYAAKPWRFFLRDNPYVPLLDKNMNVFQEF encoded by the coding sequence ATGAGCTTACCGTTAACCCCATATCCGGAAGGTATGACACTGCCTCCTGCATTCTACGACACGACGGCTCTGGAAGCGGCTCCCCGGCTAATCGGGCATACGCTCGTCCGCCGAACCGAGGACGGAGATATCCGCTCCCGCATCGTCGAGACGGAAAGCTATGGCGGCATAGAGGATAAGGGAAGCCACGCTTACGGCGGGCGAAGAACCGCTAGAACGGAGATCATGTTCGGCCGGGGCGGAACAGCCTACATTTATCTAATCTATGGAATGTATCATTGCCTGAACGTCGTTACCGGTGCCGTCGATGATCCGCAAGCCGTATTGATCCGGGCTGTTGAGCCTCTGACAGCGGAGGATGAAGCTCTAATGCGTAAATATAGGGGCGCGGCAGCCAGGAAGCCTGTTGTTTTATCCGGAGGTCCAGGCAAGCTGTGCCGCGGACTTCGCATCGATAAATCGCTAAATGGCCAATCTCTGCTGGAGCAGGGCGGCCCGTTATGGATTGAGGCGGGCAGACCGCTGCGGAAGGAGACCATCATGCAGTCGCCGCGTATTAATATCGCGTATGCACAGGAGTATGCTGCTAAGCCATGGCGTTTTTTCCTGCGGGATAATCCTTATGTTCCTCTGCTTGATAAGAACATGAACGTGTTTCAAGAGTTCTGA